CTATATTGATAAGTTAATTCAATATCATGAGTTCCTGGCTTTAAACCGCCTTCTTTTCTAACTGTAAGGGTTGCTGGTTCTAAAAGACCCCAATGAACATCTCCTAATTTAAGTATCTCCTCTTGTTCATAAGTCACACCACTTATAGTCCATGTAACTTGATCTCCTGAAAAAGTTTCTCCATCTACTGTAATAGTAGCGGGACGTAACTGCGAAAGCCAAAGTCCTCTGTAATATAGTGATCTAATATTAAATTGAAAGCCAGTAATTTTTCCCTGATTCTCAACATTTCTAAAACCTCTTGATTGTATACATTCTCTATCTAGCATGCTTTTTCTCCTTTCTCTATTCTCCTAGTAATTTCTTCATCATTATATGCTGTCTTCTTACCTGTATAGAAGGATATCCAGCCTTTTTGGCATATGGTCCTTCGTACTCACTTAACATATACCCATCCCATTTTTGTTCTATTAAAGTATTTATGATTTTTTCATAAGGTATTACAACTTCCTCACACTCTTCTGACATCTTTACAAATTTTGCATGACAGCAATATACATATGGAAGTAATGGAATAATCTCTTCTACTTCACTATGATTACCTGGTGGTTGTACCCAATCCCCTGGTCCATATTCACTTGCATCTAAATACTTAGTTTGGAATACACCAAAATCAATGTTCAAACCAAAATATTTAGTACCTGTTTCCTCAATAAATTCAACAAATTCTTTAACCATTTTAGAATTTAAAAGAGTAGGAGCATGAATTTCAGGACACATACGAACATTATATTTTTCAGCTAAAGGCAACGCCATTTTTATAAACTCTCTCCAATTTGTTACTGGTGTTAAATCATCATCAATAACCCCTAACTTAGTACGAAGAACAGTGAATCCTAATCTATTAGCAATTTTAAAATCTCGTTCTAACATAACAAGAGATTCCTCAGATGTAAGTTCTCTACCCATATACAAACGAGAATCTACCCAATGCCCGTATTCAACAGGTACAATATCATATTCTATAATAAGTCTATCCCATTTTTGAAACCAATCCTCACTATGGTTTGGGTAACCTTCTATATGAGAATTTGCTAAAATTTCTAATCCCCTTGCACCCATATCCTTCATCTCAGCAAACATATCTTCTAAATCCATAGAAACACCATAATCTCCATTATAGCTATACAATGATACGCCTCTTTTTGGTCTTCCTTGTTTTTCAAGCTTATTATCCATATTATAAAATTCCTCCTTTTTGTAATCTCTTATTTTAAACTTCTATTAATCAATTATTAAAGTTAAATATAATTGATTTTTGTTATAATTTTTAATTTTTAGCACACCATTATTGTACTCTTTTCAATATTGTAAACGCATTCTATTATTTATTCACTTCTATTAGCAAACCCGATTATTTTTCATCTTCTATCATACAAATTTAAATAATATTAAGATTTCAATGTGAAATCCTAATCACTTTTATTAATAGTTAACCAAAGTTCTTATAAATTATCCAGCCACATTTAAAGAATTTAAAATTTGAAAATTAGCTATTCAGTAAATATTTTAACAAATAGTAATTTGCTTAATGCCTAATTCATATGTAATAAAATATCACATATATATCTGTTTAAAATAAATGTTGGTAATGTTTAGAAACTTAATATTTAGGCAATTATTAAGAGGATTTGAATATTTAATTTATATTTTGACAATGAATTGAGGTAATTTTCTTGATAAAAACTGATACCAATTTTAATTTATTAAACTCTCATATTACTGCATTGATAAAAAAGGATATCTGTTCAAATAGAAATATTGAAAAATGTCCTATTTGTGAGTCAAAACACTACATCAAATATGGATCATTTAAAGGATTTCAGAGATATAAGTGTAAAGAATGTGGCAAAACCTTTTCTAATGTAACAAAGTCCTTATGGAGTTATTCAAAAAAGGACTCTAGTAAATGGATTAAATTTACTGAATATGTGCTTGAAAGAAAATCTTTAAGATTTTGTGCAGAAAAATTAGAAATAAGCTTAGTTACAGCTTTTTATTGGAGACATAAAGTATTGCAGGGACTTAACTATGAGAGTGTTCCAGCAAATTTAAACGGAGATGTACATATTGCTAAAAAATTAATTCCTGAGAATTTTAAAGGAAGCAGAAATCTCACTATAACAGTACGCCACAATATTTGGGTTATAGCTGCAAAAAGCGATGAAAATTCTATTATAGTTAAACCAATTTCACGATGTCATTGGCATTTACCTAGCTTTAATAAAAGAATTTATTATTTAATTGATGAGAAAGCTTATATAGTGCCATATGGTGATCGATATATTTCTTTAGTTGCAAAAGCACATAATAAAAAGCGTAAAAAAGAAGTTCAGAATGATAAAATAATCTGGCCATTCCAAATTATTTTAGAGAAATGGCTTAAAAAATATCATGGTGTTGCTTCAAAATATTTAGAAAAATACCTTTCACTTTTTATATTATATATTACAAAAAAAGAGATGAATTATATGGAAATATTCAAGAAATTATCTCTTGAAAACAAATTTATTAAGACATCTGATATAGGAATATCAAATATAAACCCAATTGGAGTAGTGCTATAATTCATATGTCTTCTATTAACAACAATTATTTTAAACATTTTCACATATAAAATAAAAGTTAATATCTTATTGCTTGTTATTTTTTATTTTATATTATTTGACCTTATGGAGTTATTTTTATACATGTTAGAATACTTCATAATTGAAATGTTAAAATCTGTTGATGACATTTAAAAATTTTGTAAAGAAGCAATATTGGAGTTTGCTAATCAAAACACTTATTTTTCATTATTTAAATTTTAAATCATTGAACCAAAGATATCTTATTATATTCAACATGATTTACAGTAATTCTATGCAATTGTACTTAATGCTATGTCATTTGACATGGCAATTGTTTTCGCTTTGTGTATTTCTGCAGAACTATTATCCATTATGATTTGCTATACTCAAAAGTAATATCATACAGATTAACTTCATGTGGTGAAAGACAGCTTTCCACTTTTAATTCTTCTATACTTTCCATATAGAAAACTTTCTGTTTAGGCACACAAATTTGTTTTAAGTAATCAATTTCATCTTTTTTAATATTGTAAATAGAATTCATATTTAGCCATTCATCAAAAATACTCCCGTGCTCTCTATTTAAAATATATTTTTTTATACGATATCTTCCTTTTTTTACTCCGCTTAAAGTTATATTTATATTTAATTTTTGTTCGTTCTCAAAAATATTATAATATTGATCTAAGTTTACTGATGCTTCCTCACTTAAGCAATAAAAATAATTGAAATGTTTATAATTATACGTAATAATTTGATAACTATAAGAAGATTCTTTTGTTATAACATATCCCTCACCCTTTTTTATCAAACTATTTCCTAGTTTCGCCAACATTTCATAAGCATAAAATCCTGGTTTACTTATTCCATTAGCACTTATTATTCCCATATCTCCATATAATAGATTTTTTGAATCATTTAATTCTCCAGATATATCAGAGCAAAACCAATATCCAAAACTATCTGTTTCATCTAAAGTATCTATTATATTTTTAGTAATATAAGCTGCTTTAAAGATTGTGTCATTAGCTGGATGGCGATGAGATATACTAGAATTGTACTCTGTAACATGAATTTCTTGAATTTCAATTCCTGTATCTTTAATTATTTTTTTAATTTTGGTAAGCTGTACTTTTGAATAATTTCTATCTTTTGAAGGAAGTAATCGAGTTTTATATTCATGTTCTTCACTTATTCTATTATTTTTCTTCTCAATTTCTTCAATTTTGTTATCTTCAATAAGTTCATATGGATATAGTGATACTGATAAAAAGTCCAGCCTAGTATTTGTTCTTTTTAACTGATTTAAAAACTCGCCAAACCATTTTTTATTTACCTCTGTATTAAAGCCAGGTCCTCCTACTTTAGCCTCTGGTACTATTTTTTTTACTGTATCATGATAGCACTTAAATTCTTCTACATACTTATGAAAATTTCCATTCCAGAAAACATAATCAATTTCTCCTTCTTTCCAAAATTCAAAATACCATTTTGATACCTCCGTTATTCCATATCTATTAATACAATGTACAATAAATTTTTCTAATAACTCTAAAGATTTCTTGAAATGTTTTTCTTGTTTTGAAGGATTTCTAAAATACATAGCTTTATTCGATGTAATACTTAGAACTTTAGCCTTATTTCCCAACTCAATAAACGGTTTTAAATTTATGCTATACAAGAAATCAATCAATTTATCTATTTTGGTAAAGTTATAATTTACTTCCTCCAAGGTCTCTTCTCCATAACTAAGCATTTCATCACTGAAAATACCTTGAAATCTAGCATACTTAAATTTTATTTTGTATATGCGTTAACTGCTGCTGAAAATCTGATCTAAGACCATCTTGAGCATAACCAAGATTAATTAAGTTTCTCCATGAATGTGTAACTTGTTTTATCTTGTCTACATCAGCATTTACTGTAACACTTTTCACTAAATCATTTTGTGGAAATTTATTATAGTTTTCCTCTTCATGAGCTACATATTGAGTCAACTTTTCTAACGCTTGATTATAATCAACTTTAGTTATTTCTAATTCTATTTTTTCATCTTTGTTACTTATTTCTTGTTTTTTTCTAATTTGAGTACGATATTCCGCTGGTGTAGTATCATATACTTCCTTAAATATTTTATTAAATGCAGCCAAATTAGGGAATCCATTATTCATTGAAACTATAGTCACAGAATTATCTTTTCGAATAAGTTCCTTTACTGCTTGAGACAATCGATACTCATTTAAATATTTTAATAAAGTCATATTCATATGACTTTTAAAGAACTTAGATAAATATTCAGGAGTTAAATATTGAGCAGCAGCTACATCTTGCAAAGAAATTTGTTTATAATAATTTTGTTTAATATAAGCTAATATATTATTTATTCGTTCAATATGCTTACTATTTTTAATTTCTAAAGTTTGCATTTTATACTCTTCTACAATCGTAAAATTCATATCTAATAAATAAATTAAATCATATAATAAAGACATCACTTTAAAGTCATACCTGTTCTTCTTAATAGAATATTCGTACATTATCTTGGATAATATTTTTCTAATATTATTGTAATTTTCATTTGCATCAATAGAAGAATTGCATAAAAATAGACTTTGCTCACCTCTCATAACATTATTGGCGAAATCATTGTCAATTTGCATTGATAAAACAATATTTTCCTCTTCACCATAAAGCTCATATATATCCCCATTATTAATTAACAACACATCAGATTCTGATAATTTATAGTTTTTATTATTTATAATAGCCTTCAGCTCGCCTTTAAGAACAAATAAAAATTCCATATTCTTTTGAACATTTGAAAAAATTCTTTTAACTTTATTTAATGTAATTACTATTGGTATATTATTTTCATTAACATTTTTACTTGCATTCCCCACATTAAACGCTCCTTTTTAACTCTGTTACTACACATTCTCCATGCTTTCTAATCAAAATATTAATTTCCATCTTTCTTACTTGCATCTTTTTTGATTAACTACATCACCAAGCAGCATTCTAATTTCATCGTTTAGATAGTTATGTATAAAATATGTATCCAAACTCATATTAAATTTATTAATATTATAGCTATTTCCATCAGTTCTATCCTAAAATGGTGCAATTGTAAGCATAATAAACATTGCTATAATTTTCTCATAAAAATAATATAATAAACTATAATAAAACCACTATTAGCAATTTATTAATTACTTATAGTGGTTTTCTAATTTTTATATATCTAATACTAATTTTACTCCACCATAAATCCCAGCATCATTTCCAAGCTTTGCAAGTTCAAATTTTGTACCTTCACATGCATGGAAAGCTTTTTCAATAAAGTGCTTTCTTATAACATTTATAAGAATCATTCCTGCCTTTGATACTCCTCCTCCAATTACAAAAACTTCTGGATCACATACACATGAAACATTAGCTAGTGTTCCACCTAATTTTTCACCCAAATCTTCAACTAATATGTTAGCTAATTCATCTCCTTCTTTTGCTGCATCAAATATTAATTTTGCTGTGATTTCACTATAATTTCTTAGTAACGAAGGTCTTTCTTTACTATTTAAAAGTTTTTTTGCTTCTTTTACAATTCCTGTAGCTGAAGCATATTGTTCAAGACATCCTTTTTTTCCGCATCCACAGGTTTCAGTTTCGTTTTTAACCACTTTAATATGTCCTATTTCTCCACCAGCACCATTTGTTCCTGAGATAATATTTCCATCAATAATAATTCCACCACCAACACCTGTTCCAAGTGTCACCATTACTACATTTTTATAACCTTTTCCCCCGCCTTGCCACATTTCACCTAATGCAGCCACATTAGCATCATTACCAGCTTTTACTGGAAGATCGATAAGTTCACTTAAAGTTTCTTCAACATTAAATATTCCCCATCCTAAATTAACACATTTTAAAACAGTTCCATCATTGCTTACTGGACCAGGAACTCCAAGTCCAACCCCAACCACATCATTTTTTTGTATTCCTTTTTCCTCTAACTTATCATTTATTTCTTTAGCAATATCAATTAAAATATACTTGCCATTTTCCTCTCTTCTTGTATCCACTTCCCACTTTTCTATCAAGGATCCATCCACTTTAAATAGTCCCATTTTTATTGTTGTTCCACCTATATCTATTCCAAATCCATAATTTCTCACTTTATTTTCTCCTCACATGTATCAATTTATAATAATTATTAATTTAAAAGCTCAAATTTGATCTTATTTATTGACAAAGGGAACTGATTTATTAAGATATCTTATCAGTTCCCTTTCCTTATGCTATAAATTTAATTTAAATTTTTGTGGGCTAATAGTTAAATTTTATAGTTCTACTGGTTTACCAGTTTCAGCTGATTTATAAATTGCTTCTAATATTTGTGTTACTACAAATGCTTGTTCAGGTTTAACTAATGGTTCTGTATCATTTAAGATAGCATCTATCCATTGAATAGCTTCTGCATCACGTTGTTCTAATTGCCCTGCTCCTTCAAATCCAAATACTCCGCCTGCATCTGAAGGTTGAGTTTGTACTAATTTACCATGTGCAGCTTTATTAAATATAGTATATCCTTGATCAGCAAAGGCTAAACCAAACATTTCAGCTCCGGCATCTGTTCCACATAATGTTACTTGTGCTTCTTTTGGGTTAATCATGTTTAATGCCCAAGCAGCTTCTAAGTATATAGTTGCACCATTTTCCATTTTAATAAATCCAAAAGCTGAATCTTCTACTTCATAAGTTTTTGGATCCCATGGTCCAAACATGTTTCCTTCTGGTCCATGTTCTAATGTTCCTAATTTTTGATAAACTGATCCAAATACAGTTTTTGGTTTGTAATTATCCATGAACCATAATGTTAAGTCTAAAGCATGAGTTCCGATATCTATTAATGGACCTCCACCTTGCTTAGATTTGTCTGGGAATACTCCCCATGTAGGAACTCCTCTACGTCTTATAGCATGAGCTTTCGCCATGTATATGTCACCTAATTCACCATTTGCACAAGCTTCTTTTGTTTCAAGTGAATCAGAACGGAAACGATTTTGATATCCAATAGTTAATTTCTTTCCTGTTCTCTTAGCAGCATCTAACATCAATTGTGCTTCAGCACTGTTAATTGCCATTGGCTTTTCACACATAACATGTTTTCCAGCTTCTAAAGAAGCAACTGTAATTTCTGAGTGTGATACATTTGGAGTTAATACATGAATGACATCAATACTTTCATCTTTTATTAATTCTTTATAATCAGTATAAACTTTAGCATCAGCTGTACCATATTTCTTTGCAGCTTCTACTGCTCTTTCCTCAATAATATCACAAAAAGCAACTAATTCTACCTTATCTGTTAACTTTGATAATGCTGGAAAATGCTTTCCATTTGCAATTCCACCACAGCCAATAAAACCAATTTTTAATTTTTTCATTTCTATCTACCTCACTTTTTAAATTTATAATAATTTTAGTTTTTAGTTAAATTAATTTATTTTTGATTTAATTATTATCAAGGAATAATTAATCTTTTAATATTTATAATTTATTCCTTATTACATATTTATTGTACCCTTTCAGACTCTGTAAACGCATTCTTTTAATTGTTCACTTTTGTTAATAATATTGTTAAAATAATATATTTTTTAAATCAACAAAAAAAATATTAACAAATCGATTTAAAATATTAATATTTATTATTTCTAGTTAAATATTTTATATTTATATAATCTATTATCTACCCTTAATATCGTTCAAAATTAATAAAGAAGCTATAGCACTTATTAAAATAAGATAATCTATAGCTTCTTCATTTTTATATATTATTAACTTTATTTAATATTCATTTGATAAAATACAAAATTACAAAGTGAATTTTTCAACAGAGGTTTCTAACCTATTAGCTAAGCTAACTTGATTTTCCATGGAATCCTTAGCTTCATTCATTATATTACTTATTTCTGATAAACTAGAATTAATTTCACCTGTAGAATCAGAAGTTTTCCCAGATATCTCAACAACCTTATCTACTACTTTACTAATTTCTTCAATTGATGTATTCATAAGTTTAGCAGAAGATGTTACTTCTGTTGATATGCTGTTTATAAGCTTCGCATCATTTTGATATTGATCTCCTGTTTCTAGCAACAACTCATAGTCAGCCTTAACATTATTATCTATATAAGCAAGAATATCTTGTGAACTCACTGAAAGGTTATCAAAAACTGCTCTTACTTGAGAAACCAAATTTTCTACATTTGAAATAGCTTCTGAAGATTGTTCTGCTAAAGTTCTTACTTCTTCTGCTACAACTGCGAAACCTTTACCTTGTTCACCTGCCCTTGACGCTTCAATAGATGCATTTAAAGCAAGAAGATTTGTTTGTTCCGCTATGCCTTTTATAGTATCTGACATAAGTCTAATTTCTTCTACTATTTTACCAGCTTCAATTGCTTTAAGAATTTTTTCTTGTTTTTCACTATAAGTCAAATTTGCTTTTTCAAGAGAGTTAGAAACTTTTTGCTTCATTTGTGAAGCCCTTAATTCCATCTCTTCTGATGAAGTTAATCCTGCTTTTACTTTAGATAAAAGTAAATCATTTGTTTTTATAATTTCTTCAATAGACATATTTGCTTTTTCAGTTGTAGCTATTAAAGTCGATGCATCAGTTGATAATACAGATGACGTTGAATTAATAGCATTTATATTTGAATATGAGCTTTTTGTTGATTTTAACAATTCATGACTTGAAGTATTAATATTTTTAGAAATATCAATTATATCTGATAACAATACTTTCATATTTGAACTAGCTTTATTTAAACTATCTCCCAATTTGCTTATATCATCATTTCCTTTAAAATTGAGTTCCTCAGATAAATCCCCATTTCCTAGTTTTTGAGTAAAATCCAATACTTTTTTAAGCCTCTTTAAAACTAAATTATCATAAATATATACTATTATAAATACTGATATTATTATGCTTATAGCTGCAGATACAAAAATACCAATATCTCCATCTAAAAAGAAAGTAGGAACCCCAACTCTTTGCAATGCTTCCTTTCCTCTTGCTATAACAAAATTTACAGCTTGTCCTATGTAAGAACTAAAGCATTGAACAATTACAATAGCAATTATCAATTTAAATTTAATAGATTCCAATGTTGAATTTACTATTTTTCCTTTTACGCTCATATTTTTTCCTCCTCATATAGTAATACAATAATATTATAATACCAATTAATATTATAATATCAGTGTATTTTATTTAAGGCACTATTGTCAATGCGTAAAATGGACTGTGCATCTATATGGAATCATATTTATTTATCAATTTTTTATTACGATCTGGTGCTTGAGCAATCACTACAGCTATAAGCATAAATACACAACCTATAATTTCTCTAAAGGACATTTTCTCATTAAGTATAATAACTCCGCTAGTTATTTATAACCTAAAAATTTGAAATAGCTATACAATCCAAGCTCCATTAGCTCCTAGTACATAACCATCTATAGTTGTATTAGCAAGCATTGCTCCTGAAGCATTACAGTAATACCAAGTACCATTATCATTAATCCAGCCAGTTTGCATTACCCCTGCTGTATTTAAGTAATACCAAGTAGCTCCATCTTGTAACCAGCCTGTAGCTTTAGTTCCATCAGTTTTAACATAATTCCAAGTTCCATCTGCCGCCTTTACCCATCCAGTAGCTACTACTGCTGGAGTTGTTGTTTTTGTTGTATCAGTATTTTCTGAAGGTTTGTTAAATATTAATGAATAAACTTTATCATTTTCATTCCAAGCAACTACACTAGCATCATAAGCAACATTGAATTTATCAAATGATCCATCCACTTTATATAGCTTATCAAATTTACTATCTTTGTTATTCCACTTTTTAACATATCCACTTCCTACAGAATAAAGATTTCCTCCACCTATTCCCCAAGCATCAGCACTAGTATCATCATAATCACTTACATCTGTATAGTAATATCCATTTTCTGCTTTAAAGTTTATAGTTTGAGCATAATATTTTTTCTCAACAGGATCAAAACAATGACTTGCAATACCATCAGGGCTTCCTGTTATTAATCCAAAAGGAATGTTTCCAGGTGTAGGTAATTTACTAAAATCAAATAAACCAAATATATGTGCTTGATTTCCTTTATCATCTGTTGTAAAATAAGTCCCAACATTCTCAGCATATTTAATACCATCTACATCCCCTGATGCTTGAGCTTTTGAAATTCTTTGTAAAACTGTTACACTATTATCACTAGAATTAATAACTGGAGCTTTATAATGTTTTGCTTTTGATCCAAAGAACACTTGATCTGTCACATTAGTATACGAAGCATCTACATCTGAATCAGTTTTTAACTTTTTCCATATTGTTAATTTTGCACTTCTAGTTATGTAATCAGCATCTTCATCTCTTGTTGCATCATTAATAATTTGAGCTTTTAATGTATAATCAACGCCTCCGACTGTAACATCATAAGTATCTTTAGTATTTTTAATTGTAACACCAGCAGCGGTTGTAAAATATACCCCAACATTTCCCAAATTATAGTCGGCATCTACATAATTTCCACTTTCATCTGTGTAAATTATATCTTTTAGTTTACCTTGAAACTGATATTTTGTTTTTAAATCATATTGGAATTCTCTCCATTTACCTGTAGCTCCCCATATATCAGTCTTATCATTCCCTTTAATCTTATCTGGTTGTATATGATTTCCTTCATAACTGCTTTCTAGAAATCTCCCCTCATTATCTTTCTTAATTTTCTTTCTCAAGGCATCGGCTACATCACTATTTATGTCATCTAATACCTTATCATCTATCTTCTTACCTGTTGTTATATCTATATAATAATCCCCATTATTAAAATCTAAATATTTATCTTTATAAATATCTCCTATTTCATCGCCTGCACCAGCATCCTCTAATTGAGTATACTTCCCATCTGCCAAGTAATAAACAGCGTCATCTTTACCGTTTATTTCTCCATCAATTATATAGCTGCCTCTGCCCAAAGACTTAGCTCCATAAATAGTTCCTTCTTC
The window above is part of the Clostridium saccharoperbutylacetonicum N1-4(HMT) genome. Proteins encoded here:
- a CDS encoding C-glycoside deglycosidase beta subunit domain-containing protein — encoded protein: MLDRECIQSRGFRNVENQGKITGFQFNIRSLYYRGLWLSQLRPATITVDGETFSGDQVTWTISGVTYEQEEILKLGDVHWGLLEPATLTVRKEGGLKPGTHDIELTYQYSSSYFPPAMDTLLSSAPHNRKLILVQ
- a CDS encoding sugar phosphate isomerase/epimerase family protein; the protein is MDNKLEKQGRPKRGVSLYSYNGDYGVSMDLEDMFAEMKDMGARGLEILANSHIEGYPNHSEDWFQKWDRLIIEYDIVPVEYGHWVDSRLYMGRELTSEESLVMLERDFKIANRLGFTVLRTKLGVIDDDLTPVTNWREFIKMALPLAEKYNVRMCPEIHAPTLLNSKMVKEFVEFIEETGTKYFGLNIDFGVFQTKYLDASEYGPGDWVQPPGNHSEVEEIIPLLPYVYCCHAKFVKMSEECEEVVIPYEKIINTLIEQKWDGYMLSEYEGPYAKKAGYPSIQVRRQHIMMKKLLGE
- a CDS encoding IS1/IS1595 family N-terminal zinc-binding domain-containing protein, whose amino-acid sequence is MIKTDTNFNLLNSHITALIKKDICSNRNIEKCPICESKHYIKYGSFKGFQRYKCKECGKTFSNVTKSLWSYSKKDSSKWIKFTEYVLERKSLRFCAEKLEISLVTAFYWRHKVLQGLNYESVPANLNGDVHIAKKLIPENFKGSRNLTITVRHNIWVIAAKSDENSIIVKPISRCHWHLPSFNKRIYYLIDEKAYIVPYGDRYISLVAKAHNKKRKKEVQNDKIIWPFQIILEKWLKKYHGVASKYLEKYLSLFILYITKKEMNYMEIFKKLSLENKFIKTSDIGISNINPIGVVL
- a CDS encoding GH39 family glycosyl hydrolase; this translates as MLSYGEETLEEVNYNFTKIDKLIDFLYSINLKPFIELGNKAKVLSITSNKAMYFRNPSKQEKHFKKSLELLEKFIVHCINRYGITEVSKWYFEFWKEGEIDYVFWNGNFHKYVEEFKCYHDTVKKIVPEAKVGGPGFNTEVNKKWFGEFLNQLKRTNTRLDFLSVSLYPYELIEDNKIEEIEKKNNRISEEHEYKTRLLPSKDRNYSKVQLTKIKKIIKDTGIEIQEIHVTEYNSSISHRHPANDTIFKAAYITKNIIDTLDETDSFGYWFCSDISGELNDSKNLLYGDMGIISANGISKPGFYAYEMLAKLGNSLIKKGEGYVITKESSYSYQIITYNYKHFNYFYCLSEEASVNLDQYYNIFENEQKLNINITLSGVKKGRYRIKKYILNREHGSIFDEWLNMNSIYNIKKDEIDYLKQICVPKQKVFYMESIEELKVESCLSPHEVNLYDITFEYSKS
- a CDS encoding helix-turn-helix transcriptional regulator codes for the protein MGNASKNVNENNIPIVITLNKVKRIFSNVQKNMEFLFVLKGELKAIINNKNYKLSESDVLLINNGDIYELYGEEENIVLSMQIDNDFANNVMRGEQSLFLCNSSIDANENYNNIRKILSKIMYEYSIKKNRYDFKVMSLLYDLIYLLDMNFTIVEEYKMQTLEIKNSKHIERINNILAYIKQNYYKQISLQDVAAAQYLTPEYLSKFFKSHMNMTLLKYLNEYRLSQAVKELIRKDNSVTIVSMNNGFPNLAAFNKIFKEVYDTTPAEYRTQIRKKQEISNKDEKIELEITKVDYNQALEKLTQYVAHEEENYNKFPQNDLVKSVTVNADVDKIKQVTHSWRNLINLGYAQDGLRSDFQQQLTHIQNKI
- a CDS encoding ROK family glucokinase is translated as MRNYGFGIDIGGTTIKMGLFKVDGSLIEKWEVDTRREENGKYILIDIAKEINDKLEEKGIQKNDVVGVGLGVPGPVSNDGTVLKCVNLGWGIFNVEETLSELIDLPVKAGNDANVAALGEMWQGGGKGYKNVVMVTLGTGVGGGIIIDGNIISGTNGAGGEIGHIKVVKNETETCGCGKKGCLEQYASATGIVKEAKKLLNSKERPSLLRNYSEITAKLIFDAAKEGDELANILVEDLGEKLGGTLANVSCVCDPEVFVIGGGVSKAGMILINVIRKHFIEKAFHACEGTKFELAKLGNDAGIYGGVKLVLDI
- a CDS encoding Gfo/Idh/MocA family protein, with product MKKLKIGFIGCGGIANGKHFPALSKLTDKVELVAFCDIIEERAVEAAKKYGTADAKVYTDYKELIKDESIDVIHVLTPNVSHSEITVASLEAGKHVMCEKPMAINSAEAQLMLDAAKRTGKKLTIGYQNRFRSDSLETKEACANGELGDIYMAKAHAIRRRGVPTWGVFPDKSKQGGGPLIDIGTHALDLTLWFMDNYKPKTVFGSVYQKLGTLEHGPEGNMFGPWDPKTYEVEDSAFGFIKMENGATIYLEAAWALNMINPKEAQVTLCGTDAGAEMFGLAFADQGYTIFNKAAHGKLVQTQPSDAGGVFGFEGAGQLEQRDAEAIQWIDAILNDTEPLVKPEQAFVVTQILEAIYKSAETGKPVEL
- a CDS encoding methyl-accepting chemotaxis protein; its protein translation is MSVKGKIVNSTLESIKFKLIIAIVIVQCFSSYIGQAVNFVIARGKEALQRVGVPTFFLDGDIGIFVSAAISIIISVFIIVYIYDNLVLKRLKKVLDFTQKLGNGDLSEELNFKGNDDISKLGDSLNKASSNMKVLLSDIIDISKNINTSSHELLKSTKSSYSNINAINSTSSVLSTDASTLIATTEKANMSIEEIIKTNDLLLSKVKAGLTSSEEMELRASQMKQKVSNSLEKANLTYSEKQEKILKAIEAGKIVEEIRLMSDTIKGIAEQTNLLALNASIEASRAGEQGKGFAVVAEEVRTLAEQSSEAISNVENLVSQVRAVFDNLSVSSQDILAYIDNNVKADYELLLETGDQYQNDAKLINSISTEVTSSAKLMNTSIEEISKVVDKVVEISGKTSDSTGEINSSLSEISNIMNEAKDSMENQVSLANRLETSVEKFTL